The Candidatus Zixiibacteriota bacterium DNA segment CTTCGGACTCAAGCGACTCCACCAGGGCCATTATGTGCAGCGACGTTTGCATCCGGCGAATATAGGGCGGTACCCGACACTTTGCAACTAAGGACAGGTAAACCTGTTCTTCGCGCGTCGCCCATTGTTCCGTCATTGCTAGGAGGCTCCGCCTTTGGCGGAGACGAGGCGGCAATCTCATACCATGTCACCCTGGGCGCAGTTGAAGAGTGGTGTTGGGCGACCCGCCCGACACCTTGTGCTTGGTGTAAGTCCTCGTGCGTCGCGACCTTGTCACCCTGAGCGCAGTCGAAGGGTGAGGTGGAGAAAGTACTCAGTGAGAGGTTGGGGCAGATGAGGACGTCTGCCGCATGGCGGGTTCCCTCCTACGGCGGGCCTTTGGCGAAGACGGACCCGCCTTACTTGCGGTCTTTGTGAGGGCAGTGAAGAATCACGCGAAGCGCGTGATGTCGAAACCACAGGGGTTTCGACCTACGGGTGCTCCACACGTTGTGCTCGCCTCCTTGCGTTGTGCTCGCCGAGTCTTCAGACTCGGTGTCAATGGCCCACGCGATCTGAAAATCACGCCGGCACCAATTGCCAGGACCACAGGGGTCCTGACCTACTCGATGCAACAACCTCATGCTGAGCGGAGTCGAAGGCGGTTTCGATGATGCCACCGGTCGCATTGGAGGACTAACAAGCCTTCGTTTTGTTTGAACAAATCTCAAGCGTCGAGCGTATAATATATAGACAGCGGTGGGCGGTTGAAGTCTTTTCTTTGATTGGTGTAGATCTCCCCACCGCTATGGACGGCGGAGCAAGGACGCTCCGCCTTTTCTATTGCAACTGAATCATCCGGCTAAAACGACAAACGAAACCCGACCTGATTGATAGATTCGTTCTCAAAGGTCGCTATCACCCGTTGCACGTTAAGACTCAGCATCGATGTGACCGGCTTGACGACGGACAACTCGATGTAATGATCCCGACTGTTCATCCCCAACGACAAATCAAACGGATCAGCGTATGAGTACTGCCAGTTGAAATCGGCTGTGAACTCAAAACTGAAGTCGGTGAACAGTCGAAAACCGTTTATGCTGATAACCTGCAAAGTGCGACCGCGATCTTCGCCCGCATCGTCATAGTTCTGGTAAACCGAGATTTCGTTGGAGATGGGAAAGAAACCAAGCCTTCCGGATTCAGATTCCCAGGTTGGGATCACTCCGGCTTTGACGTCCGAAAGTGAACTTGTGGCGGTCAGTGTCAGCATGCATACGAGCAGAACAAGCTTGCGCATAGATGACTCCTCTTCTGTTAATGTTTGACTATTGTCATGAACTGTTCTGATCACGGCTTAAGGTAGGTGCCGGTCATGTTGTTTGTGAGCAGGTCCTCAAGACTTCTCTCAATCGAACGATTGGTGAAGCCCAACTCACGCCTCGCCTTCATGGATGAATAAGCCCAGTCGTATTCAAGCAATCTGACCAGGTCGGGGTAGAAGGATACTTTTCCTTTTCCGGTCAGTTTCGACCAGGTCACAGCGCCACGCGATGCGACATTCAGAAGGGTGCGCGGGAGTCTGACCAGGTGTGGCGCCACGCCCAGAATCGATGATATATCCAACAACAGGGCGCGCACGGTAATATTGTCACCGGCCAGAATGTAGCGCTCCCCCGGTCGTCCTTTTTCCAGAGCGCCGATCACGCCGGGCACGACATCGCGAATATCGACCAGGTTGATCCGGTTGGGCAGATCGGGCGCCAGGAGCCATTTGAAACTCTTGCGCGCTTTCCCCCTGTCATCGCCGGTCCGTGAGGGCGCTATTATAACAGACGGGTTGACCATTACCAGTTCGGTTGATGAGTTTGAGGCCAGTTTCTGCAGTTGATCCTCAGCAGAATGCTTGCTCAAAATATACGGGATGCGCAGATGGGCGAGGTTAAAATCGTGCTCTTCGTTGATAAGGTCGGACTCACTAAGAGCCTTTGATGTCTTGTTGTTTCGCCGTGCGCGGGCCCCAACGGCCGCAATAGTGGACACCTGAACGAATCTCTTCACACCGGCCTCGGCCGCCGCCTGAAACAGCTTCACCGCCGCCACGGTGTTGAGCGCGGCGAATTGCGTCGGCCTGTCCTGACGAAAATTCACCCATGCCGCGGTATGAATCACAGCATCGATACCTCGCAGCAGTTCTTGGAACGAAGGCGCCGTGTTGAGATCGCACTTTCGCTTTTCCAGCCCGACCCTGTCCAGATAGGCCGTATCCGAACTTTCCCGCACCTGGGCAATCGGCTGTACACCGCGCTGGACGAAATCATGAACGAGCTGCTTGCCCAACGATCCGGTAGCACCGGTTATTAGAGTTTTTCCGTCTGTTATCAACACTGCTTAGCTGCCGATGATAAATATGGTTTACCGCTGGGCCATTTCTACATAGATTCACACGTTGTAATTGTGATAAGGAATTATGCGGTCTTAATCAACGGCTTTTTGACAGGATGCTCGGTTCGACATGAGAAAACTTGCCCGCAAAGTTTGGAACGGCTGGAAAAAAGTGGCGCTCCGGATCGCCCGGTTCCAAACTGCGCTGTTGTTGACGCTTTTTTATTTTCTGCTGCTGGTCCCGACCGGGTTTGTCTTCGGACTCTTCGGCTGGGATCCGCTGGCAAAGAGAAGACTGCAACGTCGCAAGAGCAGTAACTGGCAACCGGCCAAGTTACCGGAACCTGACCGGGAGGCGCTCAAGCACCAGAGTTAGCCATGCGCATACTTGGGATTTCATGTTTTTATCACGACTCAGCCGCCGCTTTGGTGATCGACGGCAAGCTGGTTGCGGCTGTTGCAGAAGAACGGATTTCGCGCATTAAGCACGATCAGGAACTGCCGGTGCAGGCGGTGACTTTCTGCCTTGAGAAGACCGGGCTTAAGATCAACGATCTCGACTACATCGTGTTCTATGACAAACCGCTGACCAAATTCGACCGCATCCTGACCGGCTATATGGCCATGCCGGGGCGATCCTACCGCGCCTTTCTCAAAGCGATGCCGGTGTGGCTGCGCCGAAAACTCTGGACCGACATGGTGATTCACAAAGACCTTGGTTTCGACGGCGAGATTTTGTATACCAGCCATCACCTTTCGCACGCCGCCGGCGCCTTTTTTAGTTCGCCCTTCGAACGATCCGCGATTCTGACCGTTGACGGCGTAGGTGAATGGGCTAACGCTTCTTATGGAATCGGCGAAAACAATCGGGTGCGTCTGCTGGCCGAGATGCACTATCCCCACTCGGTCGGGCTTTTGTACTCGGCTATCACCTATTACCTCGGCTTTCAGGTAAACTCGGCCGAGTACAAAGTGATGGGGCTGGCCCCTTACGGCCGCCCTCGGTTTGCCGAGGTGATCGAGAATGAACTGGTGACAATCCACGACGATGGTTCTATCCACCTGAACATGGACTACTTCGCATTTCACTATGGCAGCACCATGACCGGCCGCAAACTGGAGGCGCTGTTCGGGCAGCCCAGACGCACACCAGAGAGTGCATTAGCACCGTTTCATAACGATGTAGCTGCATCGATTCAGGCGGTTCTCGAAAAGATCGTGCTCAGAATGGCCCGCCATGTACGCAAGGAAACCGGCTGCGAACACCTCTGTATGTCGGGCGGGGTCGCCCTCAACTGCAAAGCCAACGGACTGTTGCTAAAAGAGCGCATTTTTGACAAAATCTATGTTCAGCCCGCCTCCGGTGATTCAGGCGGCGCGATCGGCGCGGCGTTGTATGCACACTACAAAATCTCAGGCGACGACAAACAGCCCCAGCGAGAGTTTGGAATTGGACCTGAGTTTACCGATGACGAGATCGGTGACTTCCTAAACAAAAATGACATCCCGTTTCTCGATCTTGAGCTTAAGGCAAGACAAGAGCGGCTGGCCGAGTGTATCGCCAATGGCCACATTGTAGCCATCTACCAGGGCGCGATGGAATTCGGACCCCGAGCGCTGGGCTTTCGGTCGATCCTGGCCGACCCGCGTGACGATTTGATGAAGGAGAAAATCAATGCTGCCGTTAAGTACCGTGAAAAATTCCGTCCTTTCGCACCCGTGGTGCTAGAAGAATATGCTTCGGAATATTTTGAGTGTCATGAACCATCGCCGTACATGTTGTTCAACTTCCAGGTTGAGCAATCCAAACAAGCCGTAATCCCGGCTGTTACCCATGTCGATGGATCTTCACGGATTCAGACGGTGTCACGCGACGACAATCCGATGTACTATGACATAATCGAAGCCTTCCGGAAGATCACGGGCCTGCCGGTACTGCTGAACACATCGTTCAACCTGCGCGGCCATCCAATTGTCCATACGCCCGAGCAGGCCTTCGCTACTTTCTGTTCCGGCGGTATTGACTTTTTGCTGATGGGCCGATATCTATTGGATAAGCGACAACTGCCGACCGAGACGGTTGATCGGTTCGTTTTCGAAAAAAGTGCCGACTGACCGCGTTCCAAAAAACTCGGACGGATCAACCAACACGACTCAGGTGAAGTGCGATGTTTCGACGACTGCGAATATTTTCAGAGTTTCTTTACTTTTTGAAGACTTCCAAGAAATGGTGGCTCGGCCCCATACTTGTATTTCTGCTTTTGCTGTCCCTGTTGGTCGTATTCACCGAGTCCTCCGCCCTTGCGCCGTTCATTTATTCGCTGTTCTAACCACTCTATCGCCGGACTGCTGAATGCCAACCAGCCCAAAGACAGTATCGTTGACGGTCAGAGTGCTCGCCGCCTTCGTGTCGGTCGCTCTTTTCCTGGTGGTTATCGAGTTGGCCCTGGCCCTGGTGGCGCCGGACTTGTATCATCAAAACCAATTCTTTCCCAGCAATCGAGACATTGACTTTCCCGAGGTATACGATCGTGACGCCCGTCTGATGTGGCGGTTCCGTCCCGGAATCACCACTACCTCCAGACTGTTCAGCGATCTCGATTACTCTATCAACTCGTTGGGAATGCGCGGACCCGACCTGCCCGACAGGTCGGACGCCTATCGAATAATTGCAGTTGGAAACTCCTGCACTTTCGGCTGGGGCGTGTCGTTTGCAGATACCTGGGTGCACCGACTACAGAGCCTGCTGAACGAACAGATACCCGGCCGGACGGTCGAAATCATCAACGCCGGTGTGCCCGGCTACAGTTCGTTCCAGGGAAAAAGATACCTATCCGATGATCTAATCGCGCTGCAACC contains these protein-coding regions:
- a CDS encoding SDR family oxidoreductase, with amino-acid sequence MLITDGKTLITGATGSLGKQLVHDFVQRGVQPIAQVRESSDTAYLDRVGLEKRKCDLNTAPSFQELLRGIDAVIHTAAWVNFRQDRPTQFAALNTVAAVKLFQAAAEAGVKRFVQVSTIAAVGARARRNNKTSKALSESDLINEEHDFNLAHLRIPYILSKHSAEDQLQKLASNSSTELVMVNPSVIIAPSRTGDDRGKARKSFKWLLAPDLPNRINLVDIRDVVPGVIGALEKGRPGERYILAGDNITVRALLLDISSILGVAPHLVRLPRTLLNVASRGAVTWSKLTGKGKVSFYPDLVRLLEYDWAYSSMKARRELGFTNRSIERSLEDLLTNNMTGTYLKP
- a CDS encoding carbamoyltransferase, which produces MRILGISCFYHDSAAALVIDGKLVAAVAEERISRIKHDQELPVQAVTFCLEKTGLKINDLDYIVFYDKPLTKFDRILTGYMAMPGRSYRAFLKAMPVWLRRKLWTDMVIHKDLGFDGEILYTSHHLSHAAGAFFSSPFERSAILTVDGVGEWANASYGIGENNRVRLLAEMHYPHSVGLLYSAITYYLGFQVNSAEYKVMGLAPYGRPRFAEVIENELVTIHDDGSIHLNMDYFAFHYGSTMTGRKLEALFGQPRRTPESALAPFHNDVAASIQAVLEKIVLRMARHVRKETGCEHLCMSGGVALNCKANGLLLKERIFDKIYVQPASGDSGGAIGAALYAHYKISGDDKQPQREFGIGPEFTDDEIGDFLNKNDIPFLDLELKARQERLAECIANGHIVAIYQGAMEFGPRALGFRSILADPRDDLMKEKINAAVKYREKFRPFAPVVLEEYASEYFECHEPSPYMLFNFQVEQSKQAVIPAVTHVDGSSRIQTVSRDDNPMYYDIIEAFRKITGLPVLLNTSFNLRGHPIVHTPEQAFATFCSGGIDFLLMGRYLLDKRQLPTETVDRFVFEKSAD
- a CDS encoding DUF5989 family protein, which produces MFRRLRIFSEFLYFLKTSKKWWLGPILVFLLLLSLLVVFTESSALAPFIYSLF